Proteins encoded in a region of the Armatimonadota bacterium genome:
- the flgN gene encoding flagellar export chaperone FlgN encodes MAKKTKQLEQLWWDWLSTAERLLRSLHEQTAALTLRQPERVEKIQPELDSLMTKMEETDLKAVACVKELAEELGTEPSLRSIAQALEKAEAQQIQSVANRVIVVGRNVQTVIAKNRALIENELEYVNGTMALVARTATEQQGPYQQAVVAPSVVMNQVA; translated from the coding sequence ATGGCAAAGAAGACCAAGCAACTCGAACAACTGTGGTGGGACTGGCTGAGCACGGCCGAGAGGCTGCTGCGGAGCCTGCACGAGCAGACGGCCGCCCTGACCTTGCGCCAACCGGAGCGGGTCGAGAAGATCCAGCCCGAACTGGACAGCCTCATGACCAAGATGGAGGAGACCGACTTGAAGGCCGTGGCTTGCGTGAAAGAGCTGGCCGAAGAGCTGGGTACGGAACCTAGCCTTCGAAGCATCGCGCAGGCGCTTGAGAAAGCCGAAGCACAGCAGATCCAGTCGGTTGCGAACCGCGTGATCGTCGTCGGACGCAACGTCCAGACGGTGATCGCGAAGAACCGCGCCCTGATCGAAAACGAACTGGAGTACGTCAACGGGACGATGGCACTGGTCGCACGCACGGCCACCGAGCAACAAGGGCCCTATCAACAGGCCGTGGTGGCTCCGAGCGTGGTGATGAACCAGGTCGCTTGA
- the flgG gene encoding flagellar basal-body rod protein FlgG: MMRALTTAGTGMVAQQMNLDVIANNLANVNSNAFKVQRAEFQDLMYQTYRASGAANGGEATLPAAAQIGLGSRFAASTTNFTYGTIQATGNPYDVAINGDGFFEVELPDGSTAYTRDGAFKTDANGLLVTSDGYAVKPQTTIPSGSTAVTISPNGTIAAILPGTNDPTPIGSISMAIFPNPAGLTRMGQNLFKAGGGSGDPIETNPGEQGAGTLQQRFLEGSNVQVVEEMVRMITAQRAYEINSKAIQTADDMLGTLNGLKR; the protein is encoded by the coding sequence ATGATGCGAGCCTTAACCACCGCGGGCACCGGAATGGTCGCCCAACAGATGAACCTCGACGTCATCGCCAACAACTTGGCGAACGTCAATTCGAACGCTTTTAAAGTCCAAAGGGCGGAGTTCCAAGACCTGATGTACCAGACGTACCGGGCTTCGGGCGCGGCGAACGGGGGTGAGGCCACCCTTCCGGCCGCCGCCCAGATCGGCCTCGGTTCGCGCTTCGCGGCGAGCACCACGAACTTCACCTACGGCACGATCCAAGCGACCGGGAACCCCTACGACGTCGCGATCAACGGCGACGGGTTCTTCGAAGTCGAATTGCCGGACGGATCGACGGCGTACACCCGAGACGGCGCCTTCAAGACGGACGCCAACGGTCTCCTCGTGACGAGCGACGGTTACGCGGTGAAGCCGCAGACGACGATCCCGTCCGGATCGACCGCCGTCACGATCTCGCCCAACGGGACGATCGCGGCGATCCTGCCGGGCACCAACGATCCGACGCCGATCGGCTCGATCAGTATGGCGATCTTCCCGAACCCGGCCGGCTTGACCAGGATGGGGCAGAACCTCTTCAAAGCCGGCGGCGGATCGGGCGACCCGATCGAGACCAACCCTGGCGAACAGGGCGCGGGCACGCTCCAACAGCGCTTCCTCGAAGGCTCGAACGTGCAAGTCGTCGAAGAGATGGTCCGCATGATCACGGCCCAGCGCGCTTATGAGATCAACTCCAAGGCGATCCAGACCGCCGACGACATGCTCGGCACTTTGAACGGACTCAAACGATAA
- a CDS encoding DnaJ domain-containing protein, which translates to MPTKAQGTEVRHAYRKLARTYHPDLNPDPKAHEQMAKINAAFEVLSDPVRRMEYDLSIGEQVYGEPINDEREAAERPDAVRATLVHRLRAPRTPFYALAYTSDTRRLVSCSFDNDLYWWEPGLEKSERRLKLEGGVASTMVALNDTEMVVAGCTEQQLTCWRVNGGQTSVWRQAPKDWAVGVSVSPDGGLLAVGSVEKSARVLDAKTGQQRYICQGHSESVTALAWSADSRLLATGSADATVRLWDARTGNERGVVQQVRSAVTSMAVSPDGRWLAVAAVDLSIRVFDVASKKLRKTFFGHQRPIEAMAFHPRSWLLASTSRDGSFGLWNVVHGIGHGRIEASLQPLSCLAFSPSGTEMATGGLDKVLRVWRLGMPK; encoded by the coding sequence GTGCCGACGAAGGCGCAAGGCACGGAAGTCCGCCACGCCTATCGCAAGTTGGCCCGGACGTACCATCCCGACCTGAACCCCGATCCCAAGGCCCACGAACAGATGGCCAAGATCAACGCCGCGTTCGAGGTCCTCAGCGACCCCGTCCGGCGGATGGAGTACGACCTTTCGATCGGCGAGCAGGTCTATGGGGAGCCGATCAACGACGAGCGCGAAGCGGCCGAAAGGCCCGATGCGGTCCGGGCGACCCTCGTCCACCGCCTCCGTGCTCCTCGGACACCGTTCTACGCCCTCGCCTACACGTCCGACACCCGGAGGCTCGTGTCGTGTTCGTTCGACAACGACCTCTACTGGTGGGAGCCCGGGCTCGAGAAGTCCGAGCGCAGATTGAAACTGGAGGGCGGCGTTGCCAGTACGATGGTCGCGCTGAACGACACTGAAATGGTCGTCGCCGGGTGTACGGAACAGCAGTTGACGTGCTGGCGGGTGAACGGAGGCCAGACGTCCGTCTGGCGTCAGGCGCCCAAGGACTGGGCGGTCGGCGTATCCGTTTCGCCCGACGGTGGGCTCCTGGCGGTCGGCTCGGTCGAAAAGTCGGCGAGGGTCTTGGACGCCAAGACGGGGCAGCAACGCTACATCTGTCAAGGGCACAGCGAGTCCGTGACCGCGCTCGCTTGGTCGGCCGACTCGCGCTTGCTGGCGACGGGCTCCGCCGACGCCACCGTCCGGCTCTGGGACGCACGGACGGGCAACGAACGCGGAGTCGTACAACAAGTGCGTTCGGCGGTGACGTCGATGGCCGTGAGCCCGGACGGCCGTTGGCTGGCCGTGGCCGCCGTCGACCTCTCGATCCGCGTTTTCGACGTCGCCTCCAAGAAGCTCCGCAAAACGTTCTTCGGCCATCAGCGACCGATCGAGGCCATGGCCTTCCATCCCCGGTCCTGGCTTCTCGCCAGCACGTCACGCGACGGGTCGTTCGGTCTTTGGAACGTCGTCCACGGCATCGGTCACGGACGGATCGAGGCTTCGCTGCAACCTTTGTCATGTCTGGCCTTCAGTCCGTCGGGGACGGAAATGGCGACGGGCGGATTGGACAAGGTCCTCCGGGTCTGGCGGCTCGGAATGCCGAAGTGA
- a CDS encoding flagellar hook-basal body protein: protein MNRGVYSAATAMGTAQQWLDVVTNNLANASTTGFKKDGLSFNDGLLRTLAANAGQGQVLGSLGSGTVIKGQYVDFSNGAVTATGNPLDLAVKTEGGAFAVQTPQGVRYTRDGAFHLNGDREIVDKDGHPVLDRQSRPISLPSGTIDVDSDGTVSVGGKPVGQIAVFGGAFRKVGGNLFSSTDAQAVDSPDIAVGALESSNVNAIEEMVAMIRLNRAFELAQRSVQSQDESTQRLVSSLQGR from the coding sequence ATGAACAGAGGTGTGTACTCGGCCGCGACGGCGATGGGGACGGCCCAGCAATGGCTGGACGTCGTCACCAACAACCTCGCCAACGCCAGTACCACGGGCTTCAAAAAAGACGGCCTCTCGTTCAACGACGGACTCCTCAGGACATTGGCCGCCAACGCCGGTCAGGGTCAGGTGCTCGGTAGCCTGGGGAGCGGCACCGTCATCAAAGGCCAATACGTCGACTTCAGCAACGGGGCCGTCACGGCGACGGGCAACCCCCTCGACCTGGCCGTCAAGACCGAAGGCGGCGCCTTCGCCGTCCAGACGCCCCAAGGCGTCCGCTATACGCGGGACGGCGCCTTCCATCTGAACGGCGACCGCGAGATCGTCGACAAAGATGGGCACCCCGTCCTTGACCGTCAGTCCCGACCGATTTCGCTTCCCAGCGGCACCATCGACGTCGACTCTGACGGCACCGTCAGTGTCGGCGGTAAGCCTGTGGGACAGATCGCCGTGTTCGGCGGCGCGTTCCGCAAAGTCGGAGGAAACCTCTTCTCCAGTACCGACGCCCAAGCCGTCGACAGCCCCGACATCGCCGTCGGCGCCCTCGAATCGTCCAACGTCAACGCGATCGAAGAAATGGTCGCGATGATCCGACTCAACCGTGCCTTCGAACTGGCCCAGCGCAGCGTGCAGAGCCAGGACGAGAGCACCCAACGACTCGTCTCCAGCCTTCAAGGCCGATAA
- the flgK gene encoding flagellar hook-associated protein FlgK, producing MANPFSGINMMSYALRNFQQALQTSGHNVSNVDTRGYSRQRVEFATNQPKLYYESGWRSMGQGAHVAAVSRARDLFLERSANQSAGNLGKFGMSASGLGVIEQVYGEPSDSGISAALDKFFDSWSGLAANPGDAGAKFEVRNAGQTLADRIRGSWGQFDRVQTDATGRIQTVIGQINDLAGQIDRLNKAIKQATVGGNEPSDLLDQRDQAVRDLSGLVDVQTERFTDGTLAVYASGFTVVDAAGTMPYPSTYDVATGTVTDGTTTNPVRNGQLAGLFVQASEALNQKSRLDTLANTLRTEINAVHTTGTNAAGTTNVKFFNDVAVPPQTGAIDFDLDDPVKADVNNVMSGVSGNAGDGGLAQTLSGIRDSGFAALGTKSFSGYFQQTVDTLASVRAYYIQAQDTEVVVNDQVQAQIQAVSGVSIDDEMADMVKFQRSYQAAAKTLTIFDQVTQDVINMVNR from the coding sequence ATGGCCAACCCGTTCAGCGGCATCAATATGATGTCGTACGCGCTGAGGAACTTCCAACAAGCGCTACAGACGTCGGGCCATAACGTGTCGAACGTCGACACGAGGGGCTATTCGCGTCAGCGCGTCGAATTCGCGACGAACCAGCCGAAGCTCTACTATGAGTCCGGCTGGCGGTCGATGGGGCAGGGCGCCCACGTCGCGGCGGTGAGCCGTGCGCGGGACCTGTTCTTAGAGCGGAGCGCGAACCAGAGCGCGGGCAATCTTGGAAAGTTCGGGATGTCCGCCTCGGGGCTCGGGGTGATCGAACAGGTATACGGGGAACCGAGCGACTCCGGGATTTCGGCCGCGCTGGACAAGTTCTTCGACTCCTGGTCCGGTCTCGCCGCGAACCCTGGCGACGCAGGAGCGAAGTTCGAAGTCCGGAACGCGGGCCAGACGCTGGCCGACCGGATCCGTGGCTCGTGGGGACAGTTCGACCGGGTCCAGACCGACGCGACGGGCCGGATCCAGACCGTGATCGGCCAGATCAACGACCTTGCGGGACAGATCGACAGGCTCAACAAGGCCATCAAGCAGGCGACGGTGGGCGGGAACGAGCCGAGCGACCTCCTTGACCAACGGGACCAGGCCGTCCGCGACCTGAGCGGGCTCGTCGACGTGCAGACAGAACGCTTCACTGACGGGACTTTGGCGGTCTATGCCTCCGGGTTCACGGTCGTCGACGCGGCAGGAACGATGCCTTATCCGTCGACCTATGACGTCGCGACGGGCACTGTCACGGACGGAACGACGACCAACCCCGTCCGGAACGGGCAACTTGCGGGACTCTTCGTCCAAGCCTCCGAAGCCTTGAACCAGAAATCCCGTCTCGATACGCTCGCCAATACGTTGCGGACCGAGATCAACGCCGTCCACACGACCGGAACCAACGCGGCCGGAACGACCAACGTGAAGTTCTTCAACGACGTCGCCGTCCCTCCTCAGACCGGTGCCATCGATTTCGACCTGGACGACCCTGTGAAGGCCGACGTGAACAACGTCATGTCCGGCGTCAGCGGGAACGCAGGCGACGGGGGTCTGGCGCAGACCTTGTCCGGCATCCGGGACTCTGGGTTCGCCGCACTAGGGACGAAGTCGTTCTCGGGCTATTTCCAGCAGACGGTCGACACCCTTGCCAGCGTCCGCGCCTATTACATCCAGGCGCAGGACACGGAGGTCGTCGTCAACGACCAGGTGCAAGCCCAGATCCAAGCCGTCAGCGGCGTATCGATCGACGACGAAATGGCGGACATGGTCAAGTTCCAACGGAGCTATCAGGCCGCGGCCAAAACGTTGACGATCTTCGACCAGGTCACGCAAGACGTGATCAACATGGTGAACAGGTGA
- the flgI gene encoding flagellar basal body P-ring protein FlgI, which produces MFARTLLTAATLALSLAACAQQGAKPGNGQTQAPPQLTKEQLAEIQKLLDEKRTRESEAVHNGETQGVSVRLGDIGRFRGARSNILQGVGLIVGLGGTGDTQSTPWTKTLISNMMARWGSMVDEKQVRSKNIAAVMITAELPPFVAPGTKLDVTVSSSGDAKSLEGGVLLPTVLTSMADPQTPVCTAFGSVSIGGFNASAGGSAVRKNHTNVGIVSGGGIVEKSVPTQFVFDGNVLFFDLDEPDFTTAQRAAEALKSANPGWGAEAMDGATIKIAFPTGTAPTLAAQKVEAVQVMANTPASVVVNERTGTIVVGGNVKLGPAVIAHGSLQVTISTDVVVSQPQPFGNGETVVVAVPTVQAEDPPAQVAIVAPNATLDDLAKILQTLKVSARDMIAILQALQAQGALKARIKVQ; this is translated from the coding sequence GTGTTCGCCCGTACTCTTCTGACCGCCGCCACGCTCGCGCTGTCCCTCGCAGCTTGTGCCCAACAAGGGGCCAAGCCCGGAAACGGCCAGACGCAGGCTCCTCCCCAATTGACCAAGGAGCAATTGGCCGAAATCCAGAAACTCCTCGACGAGAAGCGGACGAGAGAGTCCGAGGCCGTCCACAACGGCGAGACGCAAGGCGTCTCCGTGCGGCTCGGCGACATCGGCCGGTTCCGTGGCGCCAGGTCGAACATCTTGCAGGGCGTCGGGCTCATCGTCGGACTTGGAGGCACGGGCGATACGCAGTCGACACCGTGGACCAAGACCTTGATCTCGAACATGATGGCCCGCTGGGGTTCGATGGTCGACGAGAAGCAGGTGCGTTCGAAGAACATCGCCGCCGTCATGATCACGGCCGAACTACCGCCGTTCGTCGCTCCGGGGACGAAGCTCGATGTCACCGTCAGCTCGTCGGGCGACGCCAAAAGCCTGGAAGGCGGTGTGCTCCTTCCGACCGTTCTGACCAGCATGGCCGATCCTCAGACCCCGGTCTGCACGGCTTTTGGTTCCGTAAGCATCGGCGGTTTCAACGCCAGCGCGGGCGGTAGCGCCGTCCGCAAGAACCACACCAACGTCGGCATCGTCTCGGGGGGCGGGATCGTCGAGAAGTCGGTCCCGACACAGTTCGTCTTCGACGGCAACGTCCTCTTCTTCGACTTGGACGAACCTGATTTCACGACAGCCCAGCGTGCCGCTGAAGCCCTGAAGTCGGCCAACCCGGGTTGGGGCGCCGAAGCGATGGACGGAGCGACGATCAAGATCGCGTTCCCGACAGGGACCGCTCCCACTTTGGCCGCCCAAAAGGTGGAGGCCGTGCAAGTCATGGCCAATACGCCCGCCAGCGTGGTCGTCAACGAGCGGACAGGCACGATCGTCGTCGGCGGAAACGTCAAGCTCGGCCCCGCAGTGATCGCCCATGGATCTCTCCAAGTGACGATTTCGACCGACGTCGTCGTGAGCCAGCCGCAACCGTTCGGCAACGGGGAGACGGTCGTCGTCGCCGTACCGACCGTCCAGGCCGAAGACCCGCCCGCACAGGTCGCGATCGTCGCCCCGAACGCGACGTTGGACGACCTCGCGAAGATCCTGCAGACGCTCAAAGTGAGCGCACGCGACATGATCGCCATCCTTCAGGCCCTCCAGGCTCAGGGCGCCCTCAAGGCAAGGATCAAGGTGCAGTAG
- a CDS encoding flagellar basal body L-ring protein FlgH, with protein MKNVLLALAVLTVVVGYAQQTPEKENPGSLFNGSYVNPLTDRVARRTGDLLTVIVSENTVATYSANTETSKNETGSFSPGFVFDIVERLFRGFTASSSRSSKGDGKTTHTNKVDSKLSVVVTQVLPNGNLMVEGHRSLTTNRDTETIVFSGVVRPFDIKSDNTVLSSQVAELKLSLAGKGQIQDKQKKGLITTVLDWLF; from the coding sequence TTGAAAAACGTCCTACTTGCACTCGCCGTGCTGACCGTCGTGGTCGGCTACGCCCAACAAACGCCGGAGAAGGAGAATCCGGGAAGCCTGTTCAACGGGTCGTACGTGAACCCCTTGACCGACAGGGTCGCGCGCCGGACGGGCGACCTCCTGACCGTCATCGTCTCGGAGAACACGGTCGCGACCTATTCCGCCAACACCGAAACGTCGAAGAACGAGACCGGAAGTTTCTCCCCGGGGTTCGTGTTCGACATCGTAGAGAGGCTCTTCCGAGGGTTCACGGCCAGCTCGAGCCGCTCGTCGAAAGGCGACGGCAAGACGACGCACACGAACAAGGTGGACTCGAAACTGAGCGTCGTCGTGACGCAGGTGCTTCCGAACGGCAACCTTATGGTGGAGGGCCACCGGAGCCTGACGACGAACCGGGACACCGAGACCATCGTGTTCTCCGGCGTCGTCCGTCCCTTCGACATCAAGTCGGACAACACCGTTTTGAGTTCTCAAGTCGCCGAACTGAAGCTGTCTTTGGCCGGAAAGGGCCAGATCCAGGACAAGCAGAAGAAGGGCTTGATCACGACCGTCTTGGACTGGCTGTTCTAA